From the Clostridium cagae genome, the window TAGATGGAATCTTAGAAGCCAGTTTAGATGATATAACATCGATAAAAGGAATAAAAGAAGGCAAAGCTTCTCAAATATTAGCTTTAGCTGAACTTTTCAAAAGATTTAGAACATTTAAATCAGCGGATAGAGATATAAAAATTATGTCTCCTAATGATTTAGCAATGCTAATCAATGGAGAAATGAGTTTATTAAAGCAAGAAATATTAAAAGTAATATTTCTAAATACTAAAAATATTGTTATTGGTACAAAAGATGTATTTAAAGGTAGTCTTAATACATCTATCGTCCATCCAAGAGAAATCTTTAAGGAAGCAGTAAATAAAAGTAGTGCTAAAATAATAATATCTCATAATCATCCATCAGGAGATCCCACGCCGAGTAAAGAGGATATAAATATAACTCTTAGAATAAAAGAGTGTGGTGAAATTATGGGTATTCAATTGCTTGATCATATAATAATTGGGAAAAATGGTTTTATAAGCTTAAAAGAAAAAGGATTTATATAATTGAAAGGGGAAAATACAATGGCATTTTTCGGATCTGGAAAAGATATGGGAATAGATTTAGGAACAGCAAACACTTTAGTATTTGCAAAAGGAAAAGGAATAGTTTTAAGAGAACCTTCTGTTGTAGCAATGAACAATATAACTAGAAAACCACTAGCAGTAGGTTCAGAAGCTAAACTTATGATAGGAAGAACACCAGGAAACATAGTTGCAATAAGACCTTTAAGAGATGGAGTAATTGCAGACTTTGATGTAGCTCAAACAATGTTAAAGAAATTAATAGAAAAAGTTTCTACTAAAAATGCATTTAAGAGCCCAAGAATAATAGTTTGTTACCCATCAGGAATTACAGAAGTAGAAAAAAGAGCAATCGAAGAAGCTACTAAATTAGCTGGTGCAAGAGACGTTATATTAATGGAAGAACCAATGGCAGCAGCTATCGGCGCAGGATTACCAGTTAGTGAACCAACAGGTAGTATGATAGTAGATATTGGTGGAGGAACGACTGAAGTTGCTATTATATCATTAGGTGGTATAGTAACAAGTAGATCATTAAGAGTTGCTGGAGATGAATTGGATCAAGCAATAATTTCTTATATTAAGAAAGAATTTAATTTAATGATTGGTGAAAGAACAGCAGAACAAGTTAAAATGGAAATAGGTTCAGCTCACGTAACTAAAAAGCTTAATAATTCAGTAAATGTTGAAGCAGCAAGTGAAGCTGATGAAGAAAATGATAAAGTAAATGAAGTAGTTGAATTTAATGATAATGATAGAACTATGGAAATAAAAGGTAGAGATATGATAAGTGGTTTACCTAAGGTAATAGAAATTACAGAATCTCAAATAAGAGAAGCTTTAAGAGAGCCAGTATGCGCTATTATTGAAGCAATTAAAACAACATTAGAAAAAACACCACCAGAATTAGCAGCAGATATTATGGATAAAGGAATCATGTTAGCTGGTGGAGGAGCTTTATTAAAAGGCTTGGATATTTTAATAAATGAAGAAACAAATATGCCTGTACATATAGCAGAGGCACCTCTTGATTGTGTAGTTTTAGGCGCTGGTAAAGCTCTAGAAGATTTTGATAAGATAAGCAAAGATCAAAGAGGTTAGTAAATGAAATTTCTTAAAAACAAACTGGCAGTAACTATTATAGTGCTGTCAGTTACATTTTTAGGACTTATAGTTTATACAGTCAAGAGAGAGAATAAAACTGTTATTGAAAATGGTGCTAGTAATGCGTTGAAACCAGCTCAAACGCTTATTTATAAAGCTACAAGCAGAGTGAAAGAAACTTTAGATTTCTTTTTAAATTTTTCAGAAGTTAAAGATCAAAGTAAAAAGCTAACAGTAGAAAATGAAGAACTTAAAAGTAAACTTATACAATATTCAAATTTAGAAGAAGAGAATGAAAGATTAAGATCAATTGTAAATTTTGCAGAGCAAAATAACAATTATAATTACATAGGATGCGACATAATTGGATATAGCGGTGGAAATTTTTTAGATGGATATATAGTTAATAAGGGTGAAAATGAAGGTATAAAAAAAGGTATGGTTGTTATGGCTGCACAAGGTCTTGTAGGTCAAGTAACATCAGTAGGAAGTAACTGGAGTATAGTTCAATCATTAATCAATGAAAACATAGCTGTAAGCGTTATGGTTGAAAGTACTAGAGAATCAACTGGATACTTAAAAGGATATAAGGATAATAAAAATAGAAATTTAGCTAAGGTATATAATTTACCAATTGATTCAGAAATAAAAGAAGGTGATGTAATAATTACATCAGGTGTTGGAATGATTTATCCTAAAGAAATTAAAATAGGGGAAGTTACTCATGTTGAAGAAGATAAAATAAAAGTTATGAAGAGTGCTGTTGTAAAACCTTATGTAGATTTTAATAAGCTAGAAGAATTATTTATTGTATCTCCTAAAGACACAAGAGAAATAAAATATTAGGGGTTTTATTATGGAAAAATTAATAGTTATTTTAATATCTATAGGATTAGCTATATTGGATAATTCTTTAATTCCATTCTTTTCTGTTCAAGGGGTGTATCCAAGTATATTATTTACATTTGCTATTGCATATTCACTTGTATATGGAAGAGAAAAAGCAGTTCTTATAGGATCGATAAGTGGAATATTACAGGATTTATTTTTCTTTAATGTTTTTGGAATAAATTCTATATTAAATTTATTATTATGTCTTTTGGCAAGTATAATTGGAGAAAATATATTTAAAACTAAAAAGGTGATTCCTGTAATTTCTATGTTCTTAATTACTATTTTAAAGTATATGGGAATATTTATAATATGTTATTTTTTAAGAGTAGATATGCATATTTTAAGAAGTATGGGAATGGCACTATACAATGCTATAGTTATGTTTTTTGTATATGAACTAATTATGAAAATTCCAGATGAGGAATATAAAAAAAGACCATGGAGGTTTAAATGATAGTAAATAAGCCAGCAAAGAAAAAGAAAATTTCAAGATATACTATTTTGAGCGTAATTATGTTTGTTATCTTTGGTGCTATTACTATGAAGCTTATATATCTTCAAGTGTTAAATTATGATAATTATAAAGAACGAGCTAATGCTAATTCAACAAGATTTGTATCAGAAAAAGCGCCAAGAGGAAAGATATATGATCAAAGTGGTAATTTATTGGCTACTAATATACAAACATATACTATTACATATACTAAAACTACAGATACAGATAAGGTGTTTTATTCAACAATGAAAGAACTTTTTAAAGTATTAGAAGAAAACGGAGAAAAATTTCAAGATACTTTAAATTTAAAACTAAATGATAATAATGAAATTTATTTCGAGTATAAAACATCAGATGCAGAATCAAGAAAATATGAAGAAATTAGGTTTAAAAGAGATCGAGGTTTAAATGACGAACTTCATAAAACTCTTTTTAAGGATGTAGAAGAACTTAATGACGATCAAAATCAAAAAATAAACGAAGAATTAGTTAAGATAAGTCCAGAAGATACTTTCTATTATTTAGTTAAGGCTTATAATTTAATTCAATGTGTTGATCCAAATCCTAGCAAGGAACAAAGTGCAGCATATAGCAAAATGAGCGGAAAAGAAATAACAGATATATTATTACAAAACGGATATTCGCTAAACGATATTAGAAACTTTATTGTAATAAAAGATTCTATAAAAATGCAAAGTTTTAAAGGATATAAAGCTGTAACGATAGCAAGTAATATAAAAAAAGATACTGCTTTTATAGTTTATCAAAAGCTTAATTCATTACCAGGAATAGATGTTAATTTAGAGCCTGTAAGATATTATCCTAATCAAGAATTAGCATCCTCAGCTTTAGGTTATGTGTCATCTATTGATAGTTCACAAAGTGATAAGTATGAATTAAGAGGATACGATGTATCATCAGATTTAATAGGTAAATCAGGTATAGAGTCAGCATTTGAGGAACAATTAAAGGGTGTTAAAGGTGGAACAACAGTAAAGGTAAATTCTCAAGGTAGAGTTACAGAGGAACTGTTTAAGCTTCAATCATATCCAGGAAATGATGTTCATCTTACAATAGATAGTGAAATTCAATATGCAGCAGAGCATGCTTTTGCAGATGGTATAAAGAATATAAGAGAGAATGATTATGATAGTGATGGATCAAGATATTCTAATGCAACAAGAGGTGCATTAATTGCAGTAGATGTTAATAGTGGCAAGATTTTATCTTTAGTTAGTTACCCTAACTACAATCCTAATGTATTTACAATACCAGGAACGGTAAGCGAAGAAGAAAGTAAAGACTACTTCTCACCAGATTATGAGGCTTTTGCTAATCAATTAATACAAAATAAGGGATTAAGTAAAAGTGTTGATCAATTATTTCCTAAGGATCAAAATGGTTATAGAGAAGATGTTTATGATTTATATCCTAAGCCATTTTATAATTATGCAACAATGGGAAAAATCCCGCCAGGATCAACATTTAAAGTATTAACATCAATTGCTGGTCTTGAAGAAGGTGTAGTTACTCCAAGTGAAACAATAGTAGATATGGGGGTATTTAAAGAGCATCCTGAAACATTTGGACCGGCGTTTGGTCCAACATGTTTAATTTATGAAAATTCAGGAGCTACTCATGGTCCTACAGATGTTTCAAAGGCAATACAAGTATCATGTAACTATTATTTCTATGAAGTTGCTTATAGAATGTATATGTTAAATGGTAAAGGGATTGAAGGATTAAATTCTATAGCAAAATATGCATGGGAATTTGGATTAGGAATTCCACCTGATTCTAAAGAAAAAGCTACAACAGGAATAGAGATAGAAGAAAATTTTGGTCAAACATATAATTTTGAATCATTTAAAAATCAATCAGTATACTACGCTAAATACGAATTGGTAGATTATTTGGAAAAAGGAGATTATAAGGGAGCAGAAAGAAATTTTGTTCCGTTTGATATAGGATTTTCAGAAGATGATACTGAAAAAATAAAAGAAGCTAAAAAGTCTATAAAAGATAAGGTTGAGGAAAGATTAAAAAAAGTTGAACCAGGAAAGGGCATTGAAGAAACAGAAGATGAGTTTTCTAAGAGTATAAAACCTTATGTAAAAATAATAGTAGACAATTCAGATAAATATAAACAAAGCGTAGCTAAATGGGAAAGTGAAGGTAAAAAATTTAATGCAGATGAACAAGTTGCTGCAGTTACTAGAATAATTACTAGATTTGCTGTTAATGACAAACCAGCAGAAATAACATCACCAGCTCAAATAGTATATGCTGCAATAGGTCAAGGTATTAACTTATATACACCTATGCAATTAGCATCATATGTTTCAACTGTAGCAAATGGTGGAACTAGATATAAACTTCATTTAGTAGATAAAATTACTGATAATGATGGAAATATAGTTCAAGAATTTGGTTCAGAAGTTTTAAATAAAGTAGAAATGAACCAAAGTACAATAGATGCTATAAGAAGTGGTATGTCAAGTGTTAATGAAGCGGAAGGTGGTACTGCTGCCAGCACATTTTCAAGTTTCCCTATACCAACAGCTGGTAAAACAGGTACTGCTGATTTTCGAGAAAATCAAAAAGATATAGGTAGATCACCTTATGCAACATATATAAGTTTTGCACCAGCAGATGATCCTAAAATAGCAGTAGTTGCAGTTGTATTTGATGGAGGACATGGTGGAGAGATAGCTCCGGCAGTTAAGGCTGTTTATGAAGCATATTTTAAAGATCAATTGATGGGAACTAATTATGCTTCACAATCAGAATCATTTAAAAAATATGTATTAGAAAATCCTTTCAATACAACTAAAACAGCAGGTAATGAAACAACAAGTACTCAAAACTAATAGATAGAAAAATAATAAAAAGTTATCTTAAACAAATTTAAGTTTAAGATAACTTTTTTATTTACGAATAGAAAATTATAAGAAGTTTTTTAAACTTTCAAAAGATTACTTTTTAACAAGCAGTTTTAACCGTCAAAGCCAAATTAATATGTACAAAAATAATATAATAATGTTATAATTTAAACTAGGTTGTAATATCAAAAATGAGTATTAATTTTATATTTAATAGATACATAATTTATCCTAATATATCATTGCTAATATTATTTAATGTGATAATATTTTAGTTAATGCTATGTTTAAGAAGTGATGAACTAGATAGTTGAATCTTATTGCTTTACATAAATAATAATCACTTGATTGGAGGTAGCAATGCATAAGGATGGTGTTTTAATAAAGGGAAACAGGGAAGGTATAAATGCAACAATTGATATGGAGAAATTCGCAAGCTTTGAAGACATGTTAAATATGTTAATAAAAAAGTTATCAAAAGGTAAGCATTTTTACAAGGGTACAACCTTAATTCTTAATGTGAATTTAAGTTTGATAAAAAAAAATGATATTAAAAAACTTAAGGAATCCCTTTTAAATGAAATAGAATTAAATGAAATTATTTTTGAACAATTAGAGCAAGAAAGTAATATACAAACGAAAATATTTAATGGGGTATACGAAGGAAAAACTAAATTTATAAGACGTACTGTAAGAAGTGGTCAATGCTTGAATTACCCAGGTAATATTGTAATTATAGGAGATGTTAATAGCGGAGC encodes:
- the mreC gene encoding rod shape-determining protein MreC, which produces MKFLKNKLAVTIIVLSVTFLGLIVYTVKRENKTVIENGASNALKPAQTLIYKATSRVKETLDFFLNFSEVKDQSKKLTVENEELKSKLIQYSNLEEENERLRSIVNFAEQNNNYNYIGCDIIGYSGGNFLDGYIVNKGENEGIKKGMVVMAAQGLVGQVTSVGSNWSIVQSLINENIAVSVMVESTRESTGYLKGYKDNKNRNLAKVYNLPIDSEIKEGDVIITSGVGMIYPKEIKIGEVTHVEEDKIKVMKSAVVKPYVDFNKLEELFIVSPKDTREIKY
- a CDS encoding rod shape-determining protein; translation: MAFFGSGKDMGIDLGTANTLVFAKGKGIVLREPSVVAMNNITRKPLAVGSEAKLMIGRTPGNIVAIRPLRDGVIADFDVAQTMLKKLIEKVSTKNAFKSPRIIVCYPSGITEVEKRAIEEATKLAGARDVILMEEPMAAAIGAGLPVSEPTGSMIVDIGGGTTEVAIISLGGIVTSRSLRVAGDELDQAIISYIKKEFNLMIGERTAEQVKMEIGSAHVTKKLNNSVNVEAASEADEENDKVNEVVEFNDNDRTMEIKGRDMISGLPKVIEITESQIREALREPVCAIIEAIKTTLEKTPPELAADIMDKGIMLAGGGALLKGLDILINEETNMPVHIAEAPLDCVVLGAGKALEDFDKISKDQRG
- the minC gene encoding septum site-determining protein MinC, which encodes MHKDGVLIKGNREGINATIDMEKFASFEDMLNMLIKKLSKGKHFYKGTTLILNVNLSLIKKNDIKKLKESLLNEIELNEIIFEQLEQESNIQTKIFNGVYEGKTKFIRRTVRSGQCLNYPGNIVIIGDVNSGAEVHAAGNIIVLGSLKGSVNAGNTGNKKSIIAAFLLEPEILKIADVITISPDGLDKPRYPEIAKVKDGTIIVEPYLANKYI
- the radC gene encoding RadC family protein; amino-acid sequence: MENSLKIKDIPKKERPKEKLLSYGADTLNNSELLAIILRTGTKGENVLQLSNRLLSKFQGLDGILEASLDDITSIKGIKEGKASQILALAELFKRFRTFKSADRDIKIMSPNDLAMLINGEMSLLKQEILKVIFLNTKNIVIGTKDVFKGSLNTSIVHPREIFKEAVNKSSAKIIISHNHPSGDPTPSKEDINITLRIKECGEIMGIQLLDHIIIGKNGFISLKEKGFI
- the mreD gene encoding rod shape-determining protein MreD, translated to MEKLIVILISIGLAILDNSLIPFFSVQGVYPSILFTFAIAYSLVYGREKAVLIGSISGILQDLFFFNVFGINSILNLLLCLLASIIGENIFKTKKVIPVISMFLITILKYMGIFIICYFLRVDMHILRSMGMALYNAIVMFFVYELIMKIPDEEYKKRPWRFK
- a CDS encoding penicillin-binding transpeptidase domain-containing protein: MIVNKPAKKKKISRYTILSVIMFVIFGAITMKLIYLQVLNYDNYKERANANSTRFVSEKAPRGKIYDQSGNLLATNIQTYTITYTKTTDTDKVFYSTMKELFKVLEENGEKFQDTLNLKLNDNNEIYFEYKTSDAESRKYEEIRFKRDRGLNDELHKTLFKDVEELNDDQNQKINEELVKISPEDTFYYLVKAYNLIQCVDPNPSKEQSAAYSKMSGKEITDILLQNGYSLNDIRNFIVIKDSIKMQSFKGYKAVTIASNIKKDTAFIVYQKLNSLPGIDVNLEPVRYYPNQELASSALGYVSSIDSSQSDKYELRGYDVSSDLIGKSGIESAFEEQLKGVKGGTTVKVNSQGRVTEELFKLQSYPGNDVHLTIDSEIQYAAEHAFADGIKNIRENDYDSDGSRYSNATRGALIAVDVNSGKILSLVSYPNYNPNVFTIPGTVSEEESKDYFSPDYEAFANQLIQNKGLSKSVDQLFPKDQNGYREDVYDLYPKPFYNYATMGKIPPGSTFKVLTSIAGLEEGVVTPSETIVDMGVFKEHPETFGPAFGPTCLIYENSGATHGPTDVSKAIQVSCNYYFYEVAYRMYMLNGKGIEGLNSIAKYAWEFGLGIPPDSKEKATTGIEIEENFGQTYNFESFKNQSVYYAKYELVDYLEKGDYKGAERNFVPFDIGFSEDDTEKIKEAKKSIKDKVEERLKKVEPGKGIEETEDEFSKSIKPYVKIIVDNSDKYKQSVAKWESEGKKFNADEQVAAVTRIITRFAVNDKPAEITSPAQIVYAAIGQGINLYTPMQLASYVSTVANGGTRYKLHLVDKITDNDGNIVQEFGSEVLNKVEMNQSTIDAIRSGMSSVNEAEGGTAASTFSSFPIPTAGKTGTADFRENQKDIGRSPYATYISFAPADDPKIAVVAVVFDGGHGGEIAPAVKAVYEAYFKDQLMGTNYASQSESFKKYVLENPFNTTKTAGNETTSTQN